From a single Myxosarcina sp. GI1 genomic region:
- a CDS encoding carboxymuconolactone decarboxylase family protein, translating into MFDDFFSRVARQSDPSLINPKTKALIALAVDLANNGDRYPDTLFNSIERAVRQGVTPQEIRELLLLLCVYLGFNRVAGSFGILNNNLQQHDRKNMMSAIKPKDYAIRDRQGKVAFYVLLKKRQGINRELFYDYWKNVRGPVCARLPGQYQYWQLHLEPNRSGLWHQTSDVEYICPDDRQYDGIAELTFPTETDRQQFLKSSKILMADEKNLFSKAIVYQTAIDNSRTYTDLMPVGDPNGEGSSIKFHILIQQAERVSSNNFRQYLRNFAEITSQSNLVLKLRLHLFEPLDNSRSSTSRVSYYEPPEQQYQAAIEIAFADRLKMEQFLASEQYTIATQNLPQYVKKFYPFPEQSAYTFVYEGKLTLAGQRSANVAELITRAGATNQLQPEIVSTFSDAELESSSKSDNSGLGRYLQGVQHFGVTVRDMAQSVEFYTQVLGGQLVVSEEELVGDTVQNTLFQKEELDAIAKGLASDNADIPNLRSTKDDALDVKFISFGNVVVELIYFRQAGIANPHESSVATLPSHIGRVNAMHLSFNLKEDLDLNQFALMLEAECHRRGMNEVIFNRVKRVNSLAERKALALKHNSFKFWNEGEDNSVDWSKDPMEGWSLFYCKGPNGEQLEFNQVTRGVKQRFRRGVQKYNQTNGTAFVFPDFSLASAEGKSSGQTSISLDFTFSSRVAAPFATVWDIVIDKIENTSRYNPEAKNTQILERYSDGLIRQMDALGMTVKERIVIDSSTGTITHHLLDNPYFTGKIVNRVTRDRDLQNVSYTLSWQPFNTAGQELAEKISDKLRQAVRMAVLSAKEAAEQLTTTTMERKMTSLEKLPGQNADLVKRLFSRGEAFDSEGFVTFFTDNPVYQFGNFDVCLDKQSIK; encoded by the coding sequence ATGTTTGATGATTTTTTCAGCAGGGTAGCTCGTCAATCCGATCCATCATTAATTAACCCTAAAACGAAAGCCTTAATTGCGCTCGCCGTCGATTTGGCTAACAATGGCGATCGATATCCCGATACTTTATTTAACAGTATCGAGCGAGCCGTTCGGCAGGGAGTTACACCGCAGGAAATTAGAGAATTGCTGTTGTTACTCTGCGTCTATCTTGGATTTAATCGAGTAGCTGGCAGTTTCGGAATCCTAAATAACAATTTACAGCAACACGATCGTAAGAATATGATGTCTGCAATAAAACCCAAAGACTATGCCATACGCGATCGCCAGGGGAAAGTGGCTTTTTACGTACTTTTAAAGAAACGTCAGGGAATTAACCGCGAACTCTTTTACGATTACTGGAAAAATGTTCGTGGTCCCGTTTGCGCTCGTTTACCAGGTCAGTATCAGTATTGGCAATTACATTTAGAACCCAATCGTAGCGGTCTATGGCATCAAACGTCTGATGTTGAATATATCTGTCCCGACGATCGACAGTATGACGGTATCGCCGAACTAACTTTTCCTACAGAAACCGATCGCCAGCAGTTTTTAAAGTCTTCAAAAATTTTAATGGCAGACGAGAAAAATTTATTTAGTAAAGCGATTGTCTACCAGACGGCGATTGATAATTCTCGCACCTATACCGATCTTATGCCCGTAGGAGATCCTAATGGAGAAGGGTCGAGTATTAAATTTCACATTTTAATTCAGCAAGCCGAACGGGTAAGCTCGAATAACTTTCGGCAGTATCTGAGGAATTTTGCCGAGATTACCTCACAAAGCAATCTGGTGTTAAAGCTCAGACTACACCTGTTCGAGCCGCTCGATAATTCTCGTTCTAGTACTTCGAGAGTATCTTACTACGAACCACCAGAACAACAGTATCAAGCCGCGATCGAAATCGCTTTTGCCGATCGCCTCAAAATGGAGCAATTTTTGGCTTCAGAGCAATATACGATCGCCACTCAGAATTTGCCTCAATACGTCAAAAAGTTCTATCCTTTTCCCGAACAGAGTGCCTACACTTTTGTTTATGAAGGCAAATTAACTCTAGCAGGTCAACGCAGTGCTAATGTTGCCGAGCTAATTACCAGGGCGGGAGCAACCAATCAACTTCAGCCAGAGATAGTTTCTACTTTTAGTGATGCCGAATTAGAATCATCTAGCAAGAGCGACAACTCTGGATTGGGTCGATATTTGCAAGGAGTGCAGCACTTTGGCGTTACTGTTAGAGACATGGCGCAATCGGTCGAATTCTACACGCAAGTATTAGGAGGACAGCTAGTAGTCAGCGAAGAAGAATTAGTCGGCGATACGGTACAAAATACCCTGTTTCAGAAAGAAGAACTAGACGCGATCGCTAAAGGACTTGCTTCGGACAACGCAGACATACCTAATCTGAGAAGCACAAAGGATGATGCTCTAGACGTTAAATTTATTTCCTTTGGGAATGTAGTTGTCGAACTAATCTATTTTCGCCAAGCAGGCATAGCTAATCCCCATGAAAGTTCGGTGGCGACTCTGCCCTCTCATATCGGTAGAGTTAATGCCATGCACCTTTCATTTAACCTCAAAGAAGATCTAGACCTCAATCAGTTTGCTCTAATGTTAGAAGCCGAATGTCATCGTCGAGGTATGAATGAGGTAATTTTTAATCGTGTGAAGCGGGTCAATTCTCTGGCAGAAAGAAAAGCTCTGGCTCTCAAACATAATTCCTTTAAATTTTGGAACGAAGGAGAGGATAACAGTGTTGACTGGAGTAAAGATCCGATGGAGGGGTGGTCTTTATTTTATTGTAAAGGTCCCAATGGAGAGCAACTAGAGTTCAATCAGGTAACGAGGGGAGTCAAACAGCGGTTTCGTCGCGGGGTACAAAAGTATAATCAAACCAACGGTACGGCTTTTGTATTTCCTGATTTTTCTCTGGCAAGTGCTGAGGGGAAATCGTCAGGGCAAACTAGCATTAGTCTCGACTTTACCTTTAGCTCTCGCGTTGCTGCCCCCTTTGCTACTGTATGGGACATAGTTATTGACAAGATTGAAAATACCTCTCGCTACAACCCTGAAGCTAAAAATACGCAAATTCTAGAAAGATATAGCGATGGTCTGATTCGACAGATGGATGCCCTGGGCATGACGGTTAAAGAAAGAATCGTCATCGATTCTTCTACAGGAACAATTACCCATCATTTATTAGATAATCCCTATTTTACGGGCAAGATCGTCAATCGAGTTACTCGCGATCGCGATCTTCAAAATGTTAGCTATACCCTTAGCTGGCAGCCTTTTAATACAGCAGGACAAGAGTTAGCAGAAAAAATCAGCGACAAATTACGTCAGGCGGTTCGGATGGCTGTACTAAGTGCAAAAGAAGCTGCCGAACAATTAACCACAACTACTATGGAGAGAAAAATGACTAGTTTAGAAAAATTACCAGGGCAAAATGCCGATTTAGTCAAACGCTTGTTTTCTAGAGGAGAAGCRTTTGATTCGGAAGGCTTTGTTACCTTCTTTACCGATAATCCCGTCTATCAATTTGGTAATTTTGATGTCTGTTTGGACAAACAGTCTATCAAACA
- a CDS encoding FAD-dependent oxidoreductase produces the protein MAKPAIIAIDDDLEVLHTMTRDLRSQYSSSFRIVPSSSSKQILELLLDLKKRQHYVALFLVDQRMPEMTGVEFLEQAQKMYPEAKKALITAYADTKAAIDAINKAKIDYYLLKPWLPAHINLYPVLDDLLEVWQDRSLENIFEGVQVLGYRWSPKSHKIKDFLARHHVPYIWRDLATDTSATKIVSERELNCSKLPYLVFPDGSDLKSPSILEIANKIGLKTDAQMPFYDLVIVGGGPAGLASAVYGSSEGLKTLLIEKQAPGGQAGTSSRIENYLGFPAGLTGGELARRAVAQAYKFGTEILTPQEVTSIRTEGQYRIVTLTNGKEINCHALVIATGVSYTKLNVPGINRLTGAGVYYGAAMTEAISCSNQDVYIIGGANSAGQAAIYLAKYARTVTILVRANSLAAKMSHYLIDQINVTDNIKVRLSTQVVEALGKNKLESLVVNNLETDELETIDTEALFVFIGAKPNTGWLKDLVMLDRFGYVVTGSNIEQNGKKPKSWNVKRDPYLYETSVPGIFANGDIRSESIKRVASAVGEGSVTVKFVHQYLASF, from the coding sequence ATGGCTAAACCTGCAATCATTGCAATAGATGACGATCTCGAAGTACTTCACACTATGACTCGCGACTTGCGAAGTCAATATAGTTCTTCTTTTCGCATAGTACCTTCTAGTTCCAGCAAACAAATATTAGAGTTGTTACTAGATTTAAAGAAACGACAACATTATGTTGCTTTATTCCTTGTAGATCAGCGAATGCCTGAAATGACAGGCGTAGAATTTCTCGAACAGGCACAAAAAATGTATCCTGAAGCTAAAAAAGCTCTGATTACAGCTTATGCAGATACTAAAGCAGCAATAGATGCCATCAACAAAGCAAAGATAGACTATTATCTATTAAAGCCTTGGCTACCCGCCCATATTAATCTCTATCCCGTTTTAGATGATTTATTAGAAGTTTGGCAAGATCGTTCTCTAGAAAATATTTTTGAAGGAGTTCAGGTTTTAGGTTATCGCTGGTCGCCCAAGTCTCATAAAATTAAAGATTTTTTGGCTCGCCACCACGTGCCTTATATTTGGCGGGATTTAGCGACAGATACCTCTGCTACCAAAATAGTATCAGAGCGAGAATTAAACTGCTCCAAACTACCATATTTAGTTTTCCCCGATGGTTCGGATCTAAAATCTCCTTCTATTCTAGAAATTGCCAACAAAATTGGTTTAAAAACCGATGCCCAGATGCCTTTTTACGATCTGGTTATTGTAGGAGGTGGTCCTGCTGGTTTGGCTTCAGCAGTTTATGGTTCATCTGAAGGCTTAAAAACTCTCCTCATCGAGAAACAAGCTCCTGGGGGGCAAGCTGGTACCAGTTCTCGAATCGAAAACTATCTCGGATTTCCCGCAGGTTTAACAGGAGGAGAATTAGCTCGTCGTGCTGTGGCTCAAGCATATAAGTTTGGCACAGAAATTTTGACTCCCCAGGAAGTTACTAGCATTCGTACCGAAGGACAGTATCGTATTGTCACTCTAACTAACGGGAAAGAAATTAACTGTCACGCCTTGGTTATTGCAACTGGTGTTTCTTACACCAAACTAAATGTTCCTGGTATCAATCGATTGACTGGTGCGGGAGTATATTATGGTGCAGCTATGACTGAAGCCATTTCTTGTAGTAATCAAGATGTTTATATTATTGGTGGTGCTAACTCGGCTGGTCAAGCAGCAATATACCTTGCCAAGTATGCGAGAACCGTAACTATTTTAGTACGGGCGAATTCTCTAGCAGCAAAAATGTCTCATTACTTGATCGACCAGATTAATGTTACCGATAATATTAAGGTTCGATTATCAACCCAAGTTGTAGAAGCTTTAGGTAAAAATAAGCTTGAATCTCTAGTGGTTAACAATCTAGAAACCGATGAACTAGAAACTATTGATACTGAAGCTTTGTTTGTTTTTATCGGCGCAAAGCCCAATACTGGGTGGTTAAAAGATTTAGTAATGTTAGATCGATTTGGTTACGTGGTTACGGGTTCAAATATCGAGCAAAACGGCAAAAAACCAAAAAGCTGGAATGTTAAACGAGATCCTTACCTATATGAAACTAGCGTTCCAGGAATTTTTGCCAATGGCGATATTCGTTCTGAGTCGATTAAACGTGTAGCTTCTGCCGTTGGAGAAGGTTCGGTAACGGTGAAATTCGTTCATCAATACTTAGCTTCATTTTGA
- a CDS encoding carboxymuconolactone decarboxylase family protein has translation MSISTFPYPNAVLDDRELQQALAEIDPQFGDFVTRVAGEAWGMPLIDQKTKALIAIAIDIVNQSLLGPGTPFAAHLDMAIKQGATRAEIEELLLFLCVYAGFNKAAAGFGALNEILNRA, from the coding sequence ATGTCTATCTCAACTTTTCCTTACCCAAATGCTGTACTAGACGACCGAGAACTTCAGCAAGCTCTGGCGGAGATCGATCCTCAGTTCGGTGATTTTGTAACTCGCGTGGCTGGTGAAGCCTGGGGAATGCCATTAATCGATCAGAAAACTAAAGCTTTAATTGCGATCGCCATTGATATAGTCAATCAAAGTTTATTAGGACCTGGTACTCCCTTTGCCGCTCACTTAGATATGGCAATTAAACAGGGGGCTACCCGAGCCGAAATAGAGGAATTACTGCTATTTTTATGTGTTTACGCAGGTTTTAACAAAGCTGCGGCAGGCTTTGGGGCTTTGAATGAAATTTTAAATCGAGCATAA
- the glgX gene encoding glycogen debranching protein GlgX, producing MTAITRTTKVTANLTTTIGRTYPLGATPDSEGVNFSLFSQNATSVELLIFKQPDDPRPIEIFKLDPQTNKTYNFWHIYVKGLKPGSGYGYRIDGSQDLHGSGHRFNKNKVLIDPYARANCNQRWNRMDALGSKDNLTTSMRSVVIELDDYDWEGDRPLEKPIGSSIIYEMHVGGFTKSATSKCKYPGTYKGVIEKIPYLQALGITAVELLPIFDFDADETIREVDGKSLTNYWGYDPHSFFALETSYCHAREAKDRITEFRDMVKALHKAGIEVILDVVFNHTSEGQHQGPTINFKGIDNSIYYHLVPFDKQYYMDYSGCGNTVNCNHPIVDKLIVECLEYWVREMHVDGFRFDEGSILARGMNGAPMENPAVLWHIETSDTLAGTKMITEAWDAGGLYQIGSFPGYRYAEWNGLFRDDIRKFLKGDPGMVDVVANRIAGSADLYQHSGGKPINSLNFITCHDGFTLNDLVSYNYKHNEANGENNQDGINENLSWNCGFEGETDDLKIEALRKRQVKNAVAMLLLSQGVPMILGGDEFRLTKKGNNNTYCQDNELNWHDWELVTKNAETVRFFSSMIAFRKRYGSFCRRGFFNGEVNERGLADISWHGCQLYRPGWQDKNSLVLAYTLGGFDGTVDIHVMLNMYWGSLEFEIPPLPNRNWYKVIDTALESPSDILEPCREVLIQNKRYMVTDRSIVVLISQ from the coding sequence ATGACTGCAATAACCAGAACCACTAAAGTAACGGCTAACTTAACCACTACTATCGGTCGAACCTATCCTTTAGGTGCTACCCCAGACTCCGAAGGTGTAAACTTTTCACTTTTTTCTCAGAATGCTACTTCGGTCGAATTATTGATTTTTAAGCAACCCGACGATCCCCGACCCATTGAGATTTTTAAATTAGACCCGCAAACTAATAAAACCTATAATTTTTGGCATATATATGTAAAGGGATTAAAACCTGGTTCGGGCTATGGCTATCGAATTGATGGATCTCAGGATCTTCATGGTTCGGGACATCGCTTTAATAAAAACAAAGTTTTGATCGATCCCTATGCCAGAGCCAACTGCAACCAGCGTTGGAATAGAATGGATGCCTTAGGCTCAAAAGATAATTTAACTACTTCAATGCGCAGTGTGGTTATCGAGTTAGACGATTATGACTGGGAAGGCGATCGCCCTCTAGAAAAGCCCATTGGCTCCTCAATTATTTATGAGATGCATGTTGGTGGCTTTACTAAATCTGCCACATCTAAATGCAAGTATCCAGGAACCTATAAGGGAGTAATTGAAAAAATTCCCTATCTTCAAGCTTTGGGGATCACTGCCGTCGAACTCCTACCGATTTTTGATTTTGATGCCGATGAAACCATAAGAGAAGTTGATGGTAAATCTCTGACCAACTATTGGGGATACGATCCTCATAGCTTCTTTGCCTTAGAAACTTCTTACTGTCATGCTCGAGAAGCAAAAGATCGAATAACTGAGTTTCGGGATATGGTCAAGGCACTACATAAAGCAGGCATTGAAGTCATCCTGGATGTCGTATTCAATCATACCAGCGAAGGTCAACATCAAGGTCCAACTATCAATTTTAAAGGCATAGACAATAGTATCTACTATCACCTCGTCCCCTTTGATAAACAGTATTATATGGACTATAGTGGCTGTGGCAATACGGTCAACTGCAATCACCCTATAGTAGACAAGCTAATTGTAGAATGTCTGGAATACTGGGTTCGAGAGATGCACGTCGATGGTTTTCGTTTTGACGAAGGCTCGATCCTGGCTAGAGGTATGAATGGTGCGCCAATGGAAAACCCTGCGGTATTGTGGCATATCGAAACTTCGGACACTTTAGCTGGAACAAAAATGATTACTGAAGCCTGGGATGCAGGAGGACTATACCAAATTGGTAGTTTTCCTGGATATCGTTATGCTGAATGGAACGGACTCTTTAGAGATGATATTCGTAAATTTCTTAAAGGAGATCCTGGTATGGTAGATGTTGTAGCCAATCGTATCGCGGGCAGCGCCGATCTTTACCAGCATAGCGGCGGTAAGCCTATCAACAGTCTAAACTTTATCACCTGTCATGATGGTTTTACTCTCAACGATTTGGTTTCCTATAACTACAAGCATAATGAGGCAAATGGGGAAAACAATCAAGATGGTATCAACGAGAATTTAAGTTGGAACTGTGGCTTTGAAGGAGAAACCGACGATCTTAAAATAGAAGCCCTCAGAAAACGCCAAGTAAAAAATGCGGTGGCAATGCTGTTGCTTTCTCAAGGAGTTCCCATGATTCTTGGGGGAGATGAATTTAGACTAACTAAAAAAGGCAACAATAATACTTACTGTCAGGATAATGAGCTTAATTGGCACGATTGGGAATTGGTTACTAAGAATGCAGAGACAGTGCGCTTTTTTAGCTCGATGATTGCTTTTCGCAAACGCTATGGTAGCTTTTGCCGTCGTGGCTTTTTCAATGGTGAAGTTAACGAACGTGGTTTGGCAGATATTTCCTGGCATGGTTGTCAATTATATCGACCTGGATGGCAAGACAAAAATTCTCTTGTTCTCGCCTATACTCTAGGTGGTTTTGACGGGACTGTAGATATTCACGTCATGTTAAATATGTACTGGGGAAGTTTGGAATTTGAAATTCCGCCCCTACCAAATAGAAACTGGTATAAAGTTATCGATACCGCTCTAGAATCTCCCTCAGATATTTTAGAACCATGTCGTGAGGTGTTAATTCAAAACAAACGCTACATGGTTACAGATCGCAGCATAGTCGTACTTATTTCTCAATAA
- a CDS encoding ATP-binding protein, whose translation MLDQISLFQKLSSIEREELENTCHQVAYSLGETIFSQGELTKYFYIVLEGEVQISRKIDSQEIHIANYGRDMFFGEVPILAGEKHLANGTAVIGTLLAVFSEEYFWQMLFSYPSVRKVILGHMAVRFQELQTQSLQHEKLIGLGTLAAGLAHELNNPASAACSAVIQLKKLAPKLYAQSLRCIEQLLTSEQLTILIKLEQEAIAHILQTCSYDPLEQLDLEDELIIWLEAHNVSRGEQIAPNLVMGGITTQKLSILDTLDSNTLNYFFSSLETSLIQASLLATLKESVNRISTIVDSVKSYSYVDRDPVKKNNTCIHQGLNNTLVILKYKLEQQNVSVVRNYETDFPLIRANGGSLNQVWTNLIDNAIDALDKQINGKITITTSKLENYILVEIADNGPGIPKAIQTRIFEPFFTTKEIGRGTGMGLDLVYRIVAIEHQGNIDCLSKPGETKFQIKLPINSEKSAIKEKLDNREINLEAIEKKAVLLKLNGQ comes from the coding sequence ATGTTGGACCAAATATCTTTATTTCAAAAACTATCCTCAATAGAAAGAGAGGAGTTAGAGAATACATGTCATCAAGTTGCCTATAGCTTGGGAGAAACTATCTTTAGTCAGGGAGAATTGACAAAATACTTTTACATAGTTCTCGAAGGAGAAGTTCAGATTTCACGAAAAATTGACAGTCAAGAAATCCATATTGCTAACTATGGGCGAGATATGTTTTTTGGTGAAGTACCGATACTAGCTGGTGAAAAACATTTGGCAAATGGTACGGCAGTAATTGGAACGCTTCTGGCTGTATTTTCCGAAGAATATTTCTGGCAAATGCTTTTTAGTTATCCTTCTGTTAGAAAAGTAATTTTGGGTCACATGGCAGTACGCTTCCAGGAACTACAAACCCAATCTTTACAGCATGAAAAGTTGATTGGTTTGGGAACCCTGGCAGCAGGTTTGGCTCATGAGTTAAATAATCCTGCCTCTGCTGCTTGCAGTGCGGTAATTCAGCTTAAAAAGTTAGCTCCCAAATTATATGCACAAAGTCTTAGATGTATCGAGCAACTGCTAACATCCGAACAGCTAACGATCCTAATTAAACTAGAACAGGAAGCGATCGCTCATATTCTGCAAACTTGTTCTTACGACCCTTTAGAACAGTTAGACTTAGAAGACGAATTAATAATTTGGCTAGAAGCACACAACGTCAGTCGAGGAGAACAAATTGCACCTAATTTAGTAATGGGAGGAATTACTACTCAAAAATTGTCAATTTTAGATACTTTAGATAGCAATACCTTAAACTATTTTTTTTCTAGTCTAGAAACTAGTCTGATTCAAGCTAGTTTGTTAGCCACTTTAAAAGAAAGCGTCAATCGTATTTCTACAATTGTTGACTCAGTTAAATCCTATTCTTATGTAGACCGCGATCCTGTAAAGAAGAACAACACCTGTATTCATCAAGGTTTGAATAATACTTTGGTCATTCTCAAATATAAGTTAGAGCAACAAAATGTGTCGGTGGTTCGCAATTATGAGACTGATTTCCCTCTAATTAGAGCCAACGGTGGTTCTCTAAATCAAGTTTGGACAAATTTGATTGATAACGCTATTGACGCTTTAGATAAACAGATAAATGGCAAGATTACTATAACTACTTCCAAACTTGAAAACTATATACTGGTCGAAATTGCCGATAATGGTCCTGGTATTCCTAAAGCAATCCAAACGCGGATTTTTGAACCGTTTTTTACTACCAAAGAAATTGGTAGAGGAACTGGCATGGGGCTGGATTTAGTTTACCGTATCGTCGCGATCGAACATCAGGGGAATATTGATTGTTTGTCCAAACCAGGAGAGACAAAGTTTCAGATTAAGTTACCGATAAACTCTGAAAAATCAGCAATAAAAGAAAAACTCGATAATCGCGAAATTAACTTAGAGGCGATCGAGAAAAAAGCAGTATTGCTGAAATTAAATGGTCAATGA
- a CDS encoding AGE family epimerase/isomerase has translation MNKLDFCISDLIAGYVTEFDPDRGDSGTFKLQTSDKRDYEIELTDMTYAQLVRNLGEPYQDCTFQMKSMLVPGRYLFVYGIFYPDVEDIQFVAKQIVFLGRSNSEYLFEKPDWWIKQIKQLADFYLKSQFDDGEINYDKYRTSISLMGAKDGSTRQETDTISRLVYGFASAYMLTGEERYLEAAEKGTEYLHDNMRFLDESEEICYWYHGVDIMPDGSKQKVFASEFGDDRHAIPAYEQIYALAGPTQTYRVTGDVQIKHDLDLTINLFDRYFLDKTEHGGFFSHIDPITLSPHCPTLGPNRAKKNWNSIGDHAPAFLINMYLATGEQRCADFLEYTFDLIEKHFPCSEASPFVQERFNQDWTPDKVWGWQQDRAVVGHNLKIAWNIMRMYHLNPKEKYTALAEKIARIMPAVGSDCQRGGWYDVVERTALPNHKHHRHVWHDRKAWWQQEQAILAYLILAGSTGNCEFRKQARESAAFYNAWFLDNEDGGIYFNVLANGIPYLIEGNERGKGSHSMSGYHSFELAYLATVYINLLLTNKPMDLYFKPKPNGFKDNILRIQPDILPAGSIEISAVWLNERPFFDFDAANLTINLPTDLDEMRFKVRVMPTKVPFDANLVEVTDERAEIILKGTLDQSTIWHFQEVLERATVRSVKYLMLEMSELENISSEGIRALAFNKQQLGDRVQIYLVRPTEAIKQLLEKSSFCDDIQIVDRVDSPEMVGV, from the coding sequence ATGAACAAGCTAGATTTTTGTATTTCGGATTTAATTGCTGGATATGTTACCGAATTCGATCCCGATCGCGGAGACTCTGGTACTTTCAAACTGCAAACATCAGATAAACGGGACTACGAAATCGAACTAACAGACATGACTTATGCTCAACTAGTTCGTAATCTAGGAGAACCATATCAAGACTGTACTTTCCAAATGAAATCGATGCTGGTCCCAGGACGTTATTTATTCGTTTATGGTATTTTCTATCCTGATGTCGAAGATATTCAGTTTGTTGCCAAGCAAATTGTCTTTCTAGGGCGAAGCAATAGTGAATATTTGTTTGAGAAACCCGACTGGTGGATTAAGCAAATCAAACAGCTAGCTGATTTCTATTTAAAGTCACAGTTTGACGATGGTGAAATAAATTACGATAAGTATCGGACGAGTATTAGTCTTATGGGTGCGAAAGATGGTTCCACTCGGCAAGAAACTGACACTATTTCTCGCTTAGTATATGGCTTTGCTTCTGCCTATATGTTGACTGGAGAAGAACGATATCTCGAAGCAGCCGAAAAAGGAACCGAGTATTTGCACGATAACATGCGTTTTTTAGATGAGAGTGAAGAAATTTGCTATTGGTATCATGGGGTAGATATTATGCCCGATGGTAGCAAACAAAAAGTATTTGCTTCAGAATTTGGTGACGATCGCCATGCCATTCCTGCTTACGAACAGATCTATGCTCTAGCAGGACCGACCCAAACCTATCGCGTGACTGGCGATGTGCAAATCAAGCACGATCTCGACCTGACTATTAATCTTTTCGATCGCTATTTTTTGGATAAAACCGAACATGGCGGCTTTTTCTCTCATATCGATCCCATTACCCTCAGTCCCCATTGCCCTACACTAGGTCCGAACAGAGCGAAAAAAAATTGGAACTCAATTGGGGATCATGCACCAGCATTTTTGATCAATATGTATCTCGCTACGGGAGAACAAAGGTGCGCTGACTTTTTAGAATATACGTTCGATTTGATCGAAAAGCATTTTCCCTGTTCCGAAGCAAGTCCTTTTGTTCAAGAACGTTTCAATCAAGATTGGACTCCCGACAAGGTATGGGGTTGGCAACAAGATCGGGCAGTAGTCGGTCACAATCTAAAAATTGCTTGGAACATCATGCGGATGTACCATCTCAATCCCAAAGAGAAATATACTGCTTTGGCTGAAAAAATTGCCAGAATTATGCCCGCAGTTGGTAGCGATTGCCAACGAGGAGGCTGGTACGATGTGGTCGAACGCACTGCCTTACCCAACCACAAGCATCATCGTCATGTCTGGCACGATCGCAAAGCCTGGTGGCAGCAAGAACAGGCAATTTTAGCTTACTTGATTTTGGCAGGTTCGACAGGAAATTGCGAGTTCCGCAAACAGGCTAGAGAATCAGCAGCATTCTACAACGCCTGGTTTTTAGATAATGAAGACGGTGGTATCTATTTCAATGTTCTAGCTAACGGCATACCCTACTTAATAGAGGGGAACGAGCGCGGTAAAGGTTCTCACTCTATGAGTGGCTACCATTCCTTCGAGCTTGCTTACCTGGCAACTGTTTATATCAATCTCTTGCTTACTAATAAGCCGATGGATTTGTACTTTAAGCCTAAGCCAAATGGTTTTAAAGACAACATTTTACGAATACAACCAGATATTCTGCCTGCCGGCAGTATTGAAATTAGTGCCGTTTGGCTTAACGAGCGACCTTTCTTTGATTTTGATGCTGCTAATCTAACTATTAACCTCCCTACAGATTTAGATGAAATGAGGTTTAAAGTTCGAGTAATGCCGACTAAAGTACCCTTTGATGCTAATTTAGTTGAGGTTACAGACGAGCGAGCAGAAATAATTCTTAAAGGTACTCTCGACCAAAGCACTATCTGGCATTTTCAAGAAGTATTGGAACGGGCAACAGTTCGATCGGTTAAATATCTCATGCTAGAGATGAGCGAGTTAGAAAATATTTCTAGCGAAGGAATTAGGGCGCTTGCCTTTAACAAGCAACAGTTGGGCGATCGAGTTCAAATTTATTTAGTTCGACCGACAGAAGCAATCAAACAACTGTTAGAAAAAAGTTCTTTCTGTGATGATATTCAGATTGTCGATCGCGTTGACTCTCCTGAAATGGTCGGCGTTTAA